Sequence from the Helianthus annuus cultivar XRQ/B chromosome 13, HanXRQr2.0-SUNRISE, whole genome shotgun sequence genome:
TCAACCTATTGATaaccatatctgcatcatactctcCGATATAGCTATGTATCCTAGCTCTAAAATTCTTGCAATCGTCTTTAGTTGCGCCAACATTTTCAAAACCCCCGTATCTTTGTCTCATTATATTGAAGGCTTTCACTGGCCCAAGATTCAATGTACCAAGCTCCCATATCATCTCTTCTTGTGTTTCGGAAAGATGTCTATAAGCTGGTAATAAATGCATATCTTTGGGGTACACGAATGAATGATTATGCGTCTGAACAAACTTATCAACCTTATACAACACCCCGTCCGTCGAACAAAGCTTAATATAAGCTTTACAGCCGGTTCGAATAGTCGGTCTGTTCCTACGTTTATATGGCTTAGACAACTTCAAATAAGGATCATCAATTTGCATTGGTTTATGCCCCTCCTTTGAACACACAAAGTATTTAGTCTTGACAATACCACCAACATAATGTTCACCTCCTTTTCGAGCAGAGAACCCTGCCTCCTTGGCATATGTCTGATAAAAAACATATGCTTGCTCTATGGAAGAGAATTCCATTCCGATAACAGGCACACATGATGAAGCTACCTCCGGAATATACAATCTTTCATCTAGACattttaaaaatgacaaaaaaattataaacatgACCTCTAACCAAAGACACACAGGGAAAAGAACAAATCACGCAAATTGTATCAAAAAAATAATGCTTCAAAAAATAATAACTCAGGAAGGAAAAAAACATCCAATAATGTATACTTCATAAAAATAACGCATGGTTAGTGAATTACACAGGTCTTCTTGAATACATCTTATAACCATGCGTGATTATATTACATTTCAAAAAAGCTGATAATCAAAAAATGATGAACGAGCAAAAACAACACATCATACAGCAATAATTTTGTTTAATTTTGGAAAATTGAAACCATTTAATTGATAACTTACTGGTCTGATCATCTAACAGAACGTGCAGTGCCGGCTTAAGCCCAATCCAAATAAAGCCATTGCTTTGGGCCACCAAAATTTTGGGGCCTCAAATTTTATAGGGCATcatttaacaaaaatatatatatgttaaatGTGTATATTATAAATGCTTTGATCAATGGAGGAGATAATATAATTCTAGTCTAGTTGTTAAATTGTTTGGTTTTCCCGCTTAGGCTTGGGttcgaatcccaactaccacaaCTTTCTTCTATATTTTTTGAATTCTTAGTCATTACTCTTTACCGTTTAAGTCCATCCTAACTTCTTAAAAACCATTTTCTCTATATTTTCATTAGCGTTTAAGTCGGTCCTAACTTTCTAAAAAGCACTTTCTCTAAATTTTGGGTTCAAATCCCAGCCACTAAAGTCTGTAACTAAGAAGCATTCATTCGTTTTTTTTATCAATTCaaaatttaattaattatattttagTTAAAAGCTTTCTTTTTGTCATCTATTTAGTTTCACTAACAAATTCTTGTATTTAGCTACTGTGTTATTTTTACAAATATTAAAATGTAAATTAAAAGTATTAGAGAATGTTTATGTACAGTAAGTTAAATCTATAATCCTCATAAGTTAAAACATATTTAGGTTAATTGATTTGAATAAAGTAAATTAAAAGTCTTTAAATACTTCTAAGCTTATAAATTCACTAGATATTATATAAGTTTCATATATAAGTTTATTCTTAGTAATTTCGATGTCAAATAAAAACCgaaagttaaataaaaaaaagaaaataaaaataaaaagggccTCAAATTTTTGTATTGCTTTAGGCCTCTAAAATGATTGAGCCGACCTTGAGAACGTGGATGTCTGATGTCGGATTCCTATATTGCTTTGCAACATCATGCCCGGCATTGACCTCAGCATCTTCAAATTCAATATCATCTATGTTTCGAGCATTACTACTTTGTGGATCCATTACAAACAATAAGAGATGGAAACCCTAATCGCCCACAAATAACCGCTAATTTGATAATTTGAAAAACGGAAATTATTTGAAACTCACACGGATCGTAATTACCGGGATGCAGGAGATAACCAACTCGTATAATTTCCTTGGTGTTAGTAAATGTCTGAATTACCCTGGTTCAAGAATGAAAAATGTCTAATTTGCCCttaattaaaaatcctaatcgctGCGTAATCAcgctttaataaaaaaaatctgaCGGTCAGGATggtcgcgtacgtgaagtatgattaggagttttgtacattatactttctcattgtgtgtatatataaaaatttgaaaaattacatataaaaattcccattccgattaatcctgattaatccctattaatcccgattaatccctaggctgtacctcaccgcccgactagcgcctagcgccttctacaacattggaTATGCTTTGATTTCATGCATTTAAATGACCCAAtggagcaaaaaaaaaaaaaaaaaatccatggGTGTAATAAGTGACCTAATTGCTCAACCTGTTTTGGCAGGTCAACACAGATTAAAATTCAACTATTTAATAGATtagctggggggggggggtgggagATTAACTCTCCTGAAATCGGTTGTGGGTAGCTTATCCTTGTATATTTTTTCTCTCTTTCAAGGATCCTCAAGGAGTTTTGGATACTTTGGAGTCTCTTCGAAGATGATTCTTTTGGGGAGGAAATGAGGAAAAGTCGAAAACCTCTTGGGTATGTTGGGAGAAGGTTATAGGACCTATAGAAAAAGGGAGGCTCGGGTTAGGTTCTCTTCATGATATGAATGCTAGTTTATTGTTGAAATGGTGGTGGCGATATAAAATTGAAAAGGGTAGTCTATGGTGGAAAACGGTCACGGCTATCCACGCTCACCCGAATTTGTACTCCTATTTGCCGGTTAAAGAAGGTATTGTGGGTACTTGGAATGGTATTTGTAAAGTCGAAAAAGTTGATAAACTAAGCGTGAATGTTGGCGACTTGATAAAAGGCTAAGTGGGGAATGGGCAAGAAATCCGGTTTTGGTTAGATCGCTGGATCAGGGATGGGTCCTTAAACATCAATTTCCTGTTTTTTTGGGCTGGAAAAACATAAAACAATTAAAGTTTCAACAAGGCTGGGGGAATGGGAATGGAGGAGGCTTCCTAGTACATGCGCAGAACTGGACCAGTTCCATAAACTCACGGAGTTAATATGGGTCACAGTTTTGTCAGATCGGTGGATAAATGGGTTTGGGTCCCGGCGAAAGGTGGTATATTAACTGTGGCTTCTTGTCGGGTTCTCTTTTCAAATCACGCGATTCCCTATTACCCTTTTGAATGGGTCAAGTGGGTGCCAAAACTGTGAACATATTGGTTCAAGATCGTCTTCCGACACTTAGCGGGCTAAAGAAAAGGGGCATCCATCATGGGCCGGCAACATGTAAACTATGCGGTGAATTTGACGAAGATGCGGACCATCTCTTTACATCTTGCTTTATGGCGTCCATAATATGGCACAAAGTGAGTGTTTGGTGTAAAATGCCTCATCTGTTGGGTGATATGAAAGGAAAGGAACAAACTCATTAAAGACTTGGTAGAAATTCATAAACATTTGAAAGACTTGGCAGAAATTCATAAACATTTGACCGCCTCGACACTTAAAAAAAGATTCATTCAAACTATCATTTCGGCGACATGTTCGGTGATATGGAAGGCAAGGAACAAACTCATTTTCTCCAGCAAACGCGTCAACATGGACTCGATATTTGGTGAGTGAAGAGGCTTGATCCCGAATCATAGGTGCACATGTGTCAGAAGGATCATACCACTCCAAGCTGGCAGCCTTGCCACACGGCATCCAGAAGGTTCTAGAAGATTCTGGAAGAAGACACCTGGCGACAAGAAGATGCTCCCTACAGACAAAATAGACAGGTGGCACAAATGGCAGCCCGCCAACAATGATTGCAAGATCTCCATGGGGCAGGCTGCAGCCAGTACAAAAGGACGCTGAGCTGGAGCGAATAACCCTGCGGCCACGTCACCTCCAGTCCTGGCCATAGCAGAGGGGACATAAGGGATATTCCTCCTGGTCGGACAACTGTCAAACAATGGCTAGCTGGCAACCTCCTTCTTCCACAATtgtccggctataaatagaagactCAACCTCCAGGTTTAAGGATTCGATTTCTTGCTCTTACTTTATACACACACTTATCCTCAAAACACGATTACTTATTCTTACGCTggagggtggttacaaggagCATAGTAATAAAGGCActaggcgcataggcctcgcctagGGCCTAGGCGCAATGCGCAAAAAagcgagggcctgagaaaaataaagcgcataatgaaaaaaaaattaaaaaatatattatgcattagaaaaagaatactattcttcaaataaaataaacaaagtcTATTATGTAACACTTTATATCACCTAATTAGTACCAAAATATTAATGTATTAGTATTCTAAAGTAGTTTTCCTTGAATAAAAGTAGAAATCTGGTTAGAATCTTGTTGGAATTTAGAGAATTTAGCCGGAAGctctccggaatctaggaatctcgccggAATGTGCGCTtgaaccatcacctggagaattaaagcACAGTTTCCTCGACTGAAAGCGCAACTGCCTCGCCTCGCCCAAAAAATGGGCATAGGCATAAGTGGCGATTGCTTAAGTCACGATCCATTAAGTAATGGGTCAGATCAAATTACAGTTAGATTTGTTAAGAATTATATTACTTCACTATTTGCTAAACCCAAACACGGCCCATTAATAATTGAAGTCTTGAATGATTGGATCCAACAATTCTTGGAAGATCTGAACTATGATTTTTAATTGAAGTATACAAATATGATTGACTCTATTAATGAAATAATTCCAAACATAATTACTTCTATTTTCTTATGAATCCTTATAATATATCAACCTTCACAAATAATAGTTGGTTCTTTCGTATACGAAATTGAATAAAAAAAATCTTATGTATTCTAATCAGATCTTTTCTTTAATTGTAGTTTTCTAAACACATATAAATACTATGAACATTATTCTACAGAGGAAAATGTTGTCATTTTCAAAGGGgatcatttattattattattattattattattattattattattattattattattattattattattattattattattattattattattattattagttgaTTATTTGATGAAGCAAAGTGGGGTGGTTGGATactattttaaaatataaatatgCATTCTTTAATTAAGTGAAAGTACTTTTAATAAAGTAAAAGTGGAGTCGAATATAAACATTAAACTAGTAAGATTAATTAGCATTTGTTAATTTGGTACTTGTAGTTTTGTGAGATATTACAATTTTTaacaaaatcacaaaaatttaacaTGCATgtacaacattttttttttttgaataactGTATATATGTCAAAAagaaaagtcaaaaaaaaaaaaaaaaagaatctgCAAGATCCCGAAATTCTTTAGGGTGAAACCAGCACCCCCATTCTCGAAATTGTTCGGTATCGTATTACATCATTATATGTGAAATGTAATTTGCATTCATTTAAATAATGACTTAACATTCTTCATATGCCCGTTTAGAACACGGGAGATCAaaggtaaaaatcaatttttACTTATTGTTTCTTTGTGTTATTCCCGTCTTTTATTTTTGAATGGCAGTGCTTACTTACTTCTAACTTATACTAAATTTAATCCTAAACTACTCATTGCTTAGGATTGAACCAAAAACATTCCACTAAAAGACAAAAGTTTCTACCAAGTGACTAGCCCCACATTGATTGTTATTCCCGTCTTGATACATTCTTTAAGCCCACATTCAGACCCGATCACATATACACTTCCAAACCTCAGCTAATCACAATATATAAATTAGATCATTTTATTagttttttgaaaaattttaaacatATATTATAAATAATAGAACGAAACTAATCTTTTGTCTATCCATTTTATTGctagtttttaatttttttatatacaatTATTATACATATCAATACAAAGTGATCATGAACAGTGATTCACAATTACTATATTACTGGTTTTGAATGGGCTTTTAATTTAACGGGCTCTCTTTATACATATCAATATAAACATCAGatcatattttttttaactattAGGTTACGTATCTTTTACCTTTTGTGTTGTTCTCTTCCAACTAAGAGCTGCTTCAAATAATCGACCTTCCAATGTGTCCCAAGTAAGAGCTGGTGATTTCTCTTTTCACTGAAAAAACAGAGCCTTAAATTGAAGCAGCAAGTGTTCCACAGGTTGCTATTTTTACAAATCATTTATATATTCAATTCGTGATTATGGTGGGGGTAGTTAGTGGTTTTGGAATGGCTGGTGATGGAAAAATGCGAGTCGGTAAGGGTTTTGGGAGCGAATTAGGGGGGAAAATTACGGATTTGGGAAGAAAGGGATGGAGTCAGTTGACTCGAAAGCGTCGTCTTCTGGTGGGGGGAGAGTGAGAAAAGTGGGAAGACGAAGAGTAGTCATTGTTGACGCTGCCATTGATGATGGAGTTGTTGGAGATCCAGTTATAGAGCTTCTTCCATAGCATAGCGCTATTTTtactaaaaaaatccaaaaaaaaggTTAACAGATATGAAATTTGATGGTAAGATTCTTAGTGTTACTAAGAAAACAACACTTCACTTTTTACGATATTTATTATGCATACTTTAATTGTATGTATAAAATGTGTGGTTGAATAAGAAATAGAAACAGTGTATGAGATAAATAAACAAGCGATCATATCTGGGTCGATTTTTTTAATACAAGTGATGAATAATGAATGAGCAACAATTGTATATATCATGAGCAGTCTCCGATTCTTAAtatcttaattttttttaatacaagtGATGAATAATGAATGAGCAACAATTGTATATTTCATGAGCAGTCTCCGATTCTTAATATCGAAACTATGGTTTATGTTAATAaaagggttattagattttatcacccttaactattggctattggccacTGCCACCCttaactatcactttgacgtctgccacccccaacttaacaatTAGTGTGTtttgtcaccacgtcgttaactggtcactaacttttgatcctgttactatacatttggggtgtcctaagatccctaaaaccttcctgAGATCCatatgacacccccaaaagtatagtaacgggatctaaagttagtgatcagttaacgatttggtgacagaacacactaagtgttaagttaggggtgacaGGCGTCAAAGTGATACTTgagggtggcagcggccaatagccaatagtttgaggtgataaaatccaataagcCTTAATAAAATGGGGAATTTATGGTAATTAACAAAGGCATCATTACTAATGAACTTAAACAACACATAAAGAAGGCAGAAGGCGTAAGCGACACTAAGAAACTCAGGTTCCCGGAATAGATTGCTAACAAATACCAGCCCAGCAAGAAGAACGCAACCAAATGCATCCGAATGCACTACATTTTGTACATCTGAAATGAAATAACTGAAGTGAAGTAGTTATTGTAAATAAACTTATGATACGTtctgcaaaaccatgggctgctTTTTGTATGTATTAATCACATTTTGTAAGCAAACCTTGCAATCTATTCTATGAAAACCAGGTTGCACCTTTGATCCTCAACTGATTTACTGCCACGAAGCGCAGGTCAAATCATctagttattattatttctaAAGGTTTTTTTGGAGCTGCTAGGGATCTCGACGGGTGCATCATACCTATCCACATAGGTGGGGATAAGATATACTCTCATCACACCCTTTACATACTTTACTAATAACTTAGTAAGATTATACTAAGTACATTTATCTGTTATAATTATTATTTCTAACAATCTcaagttgttttatttttaacccaaacCTCTTTTTATATTAGTATGCCTTACAATTTTTGTGTGTGCTTTTATGTCATACTTATATATTAtagggatattggatttaaataacctcaACTTTCACCAATTGGCTAATAACACTTCCAACTTTCAATTTGTACACCAGCACTCCCAGCTTTCAACTTAACTTATATGCCGATAACACTCCCTAACTAACtgaaccctaacccagttagtttttgctGACGTGGCATCTGATGTGGCCCTTTTGTTGACGTGGCATATGGCGTGACAACTGATGTGGCTTTTTAATGACGTGGCGGCTGATGTGGCGGCTGACATGGCATTTTTTTATGACGTGGCGGCTGACATCAGCTAACTGGGTTAGGGTCCAGTTAGTTAAGGAGTGTTATTGTCCAATTGGTGAAAGTtggggttatttaaatccaatatccctaTATTACAACacacgtgtgtgtgtgtgttttttttttttgaaaatttataTAAATGATCATTAGGCCTTGTGTTATGGGTCATCAGGGCTCCTCGAGGGAGCTGAACGGACACCGAACCGCCTCCCCTTTCCCATTCATTTCCTTGGTGACTATAAGCATTACCTCGTCCTCCTCggttttctctctctcttctttctccattgttatttaatatttaaaaatatagAAAAGGGGGTTGAGATCATGGTATAACACGGGTTTAGGAATGGTAATGTGACGCTAAGATAACAATTAGagataaaaaaaaagaaagagtATAGATAACATGTAGAATAATAAAAGAAATAACTTTTCTTTTCCATCattaactttctttttcttttcgtAACCGGCAGACAACGCATCTGCTTCGCAAGGATAATGAAGCCTCCAATACGAGTGGGTCCAGGATAATAGGCAGGCCACCTCTCTTTTTGATTACTTTAGAAAAAGAAGGCACAATTtctattaaattttataaataattgtATTTTAGTATTCAAATATCCTTACAATTACATTCACATATATCGTTGTTAAACAGAATTTCCATCATCACCATAAACTAATTAACAATGGCTGAAATCATTGCCTCTGAACTCCTGAAAGCTGTTTTTGAGAAGCTGTCTTCTGAAGCCTTGAAGAAAATCGGACGGTCCCAAGGAATCCAGTCAGAGCTGAAGAAACTAGAGAGGACGCTGACCCAGATCCAGTCTCTCCTTAACGATGCTTCTCAGAAGGAAATAACTGATAAAGCTGTTCAAAACTGGCTCAGTGGTCTCCAACATCTGGCTTACGACATTGATGACGTACTTGATGATCTGGCAACACAAGCTATGCATCGTGAGCTCACCCAGCAATCTGGAGCCATCACCAGCAAGGTAAAAAGGCTAGTCCCAACTTGTTGCATCAATTTATCACTAAGTCAGAGGATGCATCACAAGTTAGATGATATTACCACCAAATTACAAGATCTAGAAAAGGAGAAGGTTAGTCTTGGTttaattgtaaaagatgaaaggTCGAAAAGAATTTATCAGACCTCTATGGTAGATACATCTAGTATTGTTGGACGGGAAAAGGAAAAGAAGGAATTGCTCGTGAAGCTATTAGGGGACGAGCCATGTGATAAGAACTTTAGCATCGTGCCTATTGTTGGTATGGGTGGGTTAGGGAAAACCACTCTAGCTAAACTTTTGTATGACGATGAGAAAGTTAAGAAGCACTTTGAAGTAATGGCTTGGGTTTGTGTCTCTGATCAGTTTGATATCTTTAACATAAGCAAAGTGATCTTACAATCTGTGAATGGAGAAAACAAGGAATTTGCAGATTTAAATCTGCTTCAAGTAGCTCTTAGAAATCAACTTAAGGAGAAACGATTTTTGATAGTATTAGATGATGTTTGGAGTGAAAGCTATGAGGAGTGGGAGACCCTAGTGAGCCCATTTCATGAGTGTGCtcccaaaaataaaattataatgaCAACACGGAAGATGCAACTGCTCAAAAAGCTAGGTTGCGATGATCTAAGCTATCTGCAAACTTTGTCAGATGATGATGCTATGTCCTTGTTTGCTCAACATGCATTGGGTGAAAATAACTTTGATTTGCATCCAATCCTCAGGCCATATGGTGAAGGCATTGTAAAAAAATGTGATAACTTGCCTTTGGCCTTAAGAGTACTTGGGAGGTTATTGAGAATAAAGACCAAAGAAGAAGACGAGTGGAAGCAGCTGTTGAATAGTGACATATGGGAATTAGGAAAGGGGGATGAGATTATCCCAGCCCTCAGATTAAGCTACCTTGATCTTTCCGCATGTTTGAAACAACTGTTTGCATACTGCTCGTTGTTCCCCAAAGACTATGTGTTTGACAAAGACGATTTGATTATACTTTGGATGGCGGAAGGCTTTTTGAACCAGTCATCTTCAAACAAGTCAATGGAAAGCTTAGGTCTTGAATATTTTGAAGAGTTGTTGTCAAGGTCATTTTTTCAGTATGCACCCAATGACTCATCGTTGTTCGTGATGCATGACTTGCATAATGACCTGGCCATATCTGTCGCTGGAGAATTCTTTTTAAGGTTAGACGATGAGATTATGAAGGATACCAGGAAGAAAGATTTCGAAAAGTATCGCCATATGTCATTTGTTCGTAAGGAATATGAAGCTTACTCGAAGTTCAAGCCCATCAAAAGCGCAACAAGTTTGAGAACATTCTTAGCAGTGTCTGTTGAACCGGAAGATAGATGGGGAGAATTCTACTTATCTAGTAAGATTCTGGTTGATTTACTTCCAAAGTTACCACTTTTAAGGGTTCTGTGTTTAAGTGGTTATTTCATTAGCGAGGTACCAGAGAACATTGGCAGTTTGAAGCACTTGCGGTACCTTAATTTATCTCGTACCTTAATCACATGTCTACCAGAAAATGTCTGCAATCTCTACAATATACAATCATTAATCCTTTATAGATGTAAAAGTTTATTTATGTTGCCCATAAACTTCTCAAAGCTTAAAAACTTGCGGCATCTGGATATTAGGGATACTCCGCTTTTGAGTAAGATACCCTTTGGAGTTGGCAAGCTGAAAAGCTTACAAACTCT
This genomic interval carries:
- the LOC110900094 gene encoding putative disease resistance protein At3g14460 isoform X1; translation: MAEIIASELLKAVFEKLSSEALKKIGRSQGIQSELKKLERTLTQIQSLLNDASQKEITDKAVQNWLSGLQHLAYDIDDVLDDLATQAMHRELTQQSGAITSKVKRLVPTCCINLSLSQRMHHKLDDITTKLQDLEKEKVSLGLIVKDERSKRIYQTSMVDTSSIVGREKEKKELLVKLLGDEPCDKNFSIVPIVGMGGLGKTTLAKLLYDDEKVKKHFEVMAWVCVSDQFDIFNISKVILQSVNGENKEFADLNLLQVALRNQLKEKRFLIVLDDVWSESYEEWETLVSPFHECAPKNKIIMTTRKMQLLKKLGCDDLSYLQTLSDDDAMSLFAQHALGENNFDLHPILRPYGEGIVKKCDNLPLALRVLGRLLRIKTKEEDEWKQLLNSDIWELGKGDEIIPALRLSYLDLSACLKQLFAYCSLFPKDYVFDKDDLIILWMAEGFLNQSSSNKSMESLGLEYFEELLSRSFFQYAPNDSSLFVMHDLHNDLAISVAGEFFLRLDDEIMKDTRKKDFEKYRHMSFVRKEYEAYSKFKPIKSATSLRTFLAVSVEPEDRWGEFYLSSKILVDLLPKLPLLRVLCLSGYFISEVPENIGSLKHLRYLNLSRTLITCLPENVCNLYNIQSLILYRCKSLFMLPINFSKLKNLRHLDIRDTPLLSKIPFGVGKLKSLQTLSKIIIGGDNGLAITELKDLINLRGTTLIKGLEKVEIASHASEANLSQKRLSGLELEWSDVFNDSRKKSLEKEVLDALKPHSESLIKLGIVSYGGIEFPNWVGDTSYLNLISVSLRGCKHCTSLPPLGQLPSLKELYTEDINEVKAMGSELIGTGRAFTSLEVLELRNMKRLEVRSTRIEVVSFPCLKKLVIRDCPNLVQVSPGALPLLNSLELRNMKRLEVWSTRIEVVSFPCLKKLVVRGCPNLVQVSPGALPLLNSLEVSECDSGVLRKLVQVASSVKELRIESMLGLSDVVWRGVIEYVGGVESLTIIRCNEIRYLWESEAKASKALTKLRELEVSNCQNMVRLGEKEEDDCGRDLITTLRTVMIQDCESMEHCRCPNNTEILIIGGCTSMTSASFPTTGEQKFKSLEIDSCDKPLEKEFGGDNTRVVINNTRIPKLQYVLLGSLPNLTTTIELSHFIHLTHLVIIECPNMESFPDHELPNLPSLTSLLIFGCASTDDSFPRGFWPPKLQSLVIGGLKKPIIEWGPQNFPTSLVRLGLLCGESEVDDVSRCSQLSHLLPLSLTTLRIDGFKKLKSVSVGLQHLTSLQHLFLSDCPRMKHLPDILLPSLLSLNIEECPKLEGRCSRRGSYWSRISHIPCIRRNTESFYSLMFPKDLMELIL
- the LOC110900094 gene encoding putative disease resistance protein At3g14460 isoform X2; the encoded protein is MAEIIASELLKAVFEKLSSEALKKIGRSQGIQSELKKLERTLTQIQSLLNDASQKEITDKAVQNWLSGLQHLAYDIDDVLDDLATQAMHRELTQQSGAITSKVKRLVPTCCINLSLSQRMHHKLDDITTKLQDLEKEKVSLGLIVKDERSKRIYQTSMVDTSSIVGREKEKKELLVKLLGDEPCDKNFSIVPIVGMGGLGKTTLAKLLYDDEKVKKHFEVMAWVCVSDQFDIFNISKVILQSVNGENKEFADLNLLQVALRNQLKEKRFLIVLDDVWSESYEEWETLVSPFHECAPKNKIIMTTRKMQLLKKLGCDDLSYLQTLSDDDAMSLFAQHALGENNFDLHPILRPYGEGIVKKCDNLPLALRVLGRLLRIKTKEEDEWKQLLNSDIWELGKGDEIIPALRLSYLDLSACLKQLFAYCSLFPKDYVFDKDDLIILWMAEGFLNQSSSNKSMESLGLEYFEELLSRSFFQYAPNDSSLFVMHDLHNDLAISVAGEFFLRLDDEIMKDTRKKDFEKYRHMSFVRKEYEAYSKFKPIKSATSLRTFLAVSVEPEDRWGEFYLSSKILVDLLPKLPLLRVLCLSGYFISEVPENIGSLKHLRYLNLSRTLITCLPENVCNLYNIQSLILYRCKSLFMLPINFSKLKNLRHLDIRDTPLLSKIPFGVGKLKSLQTLSKIIIGGDNGLAITELKDLINLRGTTLIKGLEKVEIASHASEANLSQKRLSGLELEWSDVFNDSRKKSLEKEVLDALKPHSESLIKLGIVSYGGIEFPNWVGDTSYLNLISVSLRGCKHCTSLPPLGQLPSLKELYTEDINEVKAMGSELIGTGRAFTSLEVLELRNMKRLEVWSTRIEVVSFPCLKKLVVRGCPNLVQVSPGALPLLNSLEVSECDSGVLRKLVQVASSVKELRIESMLGLSDVVWRGVIEYVGGVESLTIIRCNEIRYLWESEAKASKALTKLRELEVSNCQNMVRLGEKEEDDCGRDLITTLRTVMIQDCESMEHCRCPNNTEILIIGGCTSMTSASFPTTGEQKFKSLEIDSCDKPLEKEFGGDNTRVVINNTRIPKLQYVLLGSLPNLTTTIELSHFIHLTHLVIIECPNMESFPDHELPNLPSLTSLLIFGCASTDDSFPRGFWPPKLQSLVIGGLKKPIIEWGPQNFPTSLVRLGLLCGESEVDDVSRCSQLSHLLPLSLTTLRIDGFKKLKSVSVGLQHLTSLQHLFLSDCPRMKHLPDILLPSLLSLNIEECPKLEGRCSRRGSYWSRISHIPCIRRNTESFYSLMFPKDLMELIL